In the Candidatus Binatia bacterium genome, CGTTCGAACAACTCGTGGTACCGCTTCCAGGTCAACTCTTTGAGGGTGAGATCGGCTCGATCCTTTTCCACTTGCGCGCGTGCGTTGGCGAGCGCTGCCTCGGCCTTTTTGACTTTCGTTTCGAAGGGCGCGGGATCGATTTTGGCGACCCGTTGGTTGCGTTTTACCGGCGAGTTGTAATCCACATCGATGGCGATGATGCGACCGGATACGTAAGTCCCCACTTGTACTGTGGTCACCGGATTCACCGTGCCGGTCGCAGTTACGCTGGTGGTGATGTCGCCGCGGTCCACGTGCAGGGTCTTGTAATACCTTGCAGCCTCACGCGGCCAGCCGCGCCACGCAGCGAAAACGCCGCAGGCAAGACCAATTGCAACGGCAGTCAGAACAAACCACTTCTTAGCCACGGTGGGTTTCCACAATTGCGGCTGTGCCCGCCGAAGAGATGCCGCGAGCCCGACGAACCCAGGAAGCGAAGGACTCGAGGTAGGTGTAGTACACGGGTGTGAGGTACAGCGTGACGAGCTGCGAAAACAGCAGTCCGCCCACGACAGCCACTCCTAAGGGTCGGCGCGAGGTCGCTCCGCCGCCGGCGGCCAAGGCGATGGGCAAGGCGCCAAAGAGTGCTGCCATAGTGGTCATCATGATTGGGCGGAAGCGGACGATGCACCCCTGAACGATAGCCTCGAGGGGGCTCTTGTTCTCCTCGCGTTGGGCTTCGAGTGCGAAGTCGATTTGCATGATGGCGTTTTTCTTAACGATGCCGATTAACAGCACGATGCCCACGAAGCCGTAGATATTGAGCTCCATGCCGAAGAGCTCGAGAGCCAGTAGGGCACCGAAAGCCGCCGAGGGGAGGCCGGATAAAATGGTGATCGGGTGCAGGAAGCTTTCGTAAAGGATCCCGAGAACTAGGTAAATCACCAGGACCGCAGCAAGGAGCAGGATCCAAATGCCGCTGAGAGAGGTAGTGAACGCCTGTGCCGCGCCTTGAAAGGTGGCAGTGATGCCTGCCGGCAGTCGTTCTCGGGCCACCGTTTCGATGGCACTGATGGCTTCGCTCAGCGAGGCGCCGTCGGCCAGGTTGAAGGAGATGGTGACCGCTGGGAGCTGGCCAGCGTGGTTCACGGTGAGCGGACCATAGCGCCGTTCGAGTTGCGCGATCCCGGTGAGCGGAACGAGAGCGCCGTGCTGAGAGCGTAGGTACAGCCAAGGGAGCTCTGTAGGGTCGGTCTGGAAGGCGTCCGCCACTTCGAGGATCACTCGGTACTGGTTGTTCGGGGCGTAAATGGTGGAAATCCAGCGATCTCCGTAAGCAGCGTGCAAGGCGAGTTCAATTTGCTCGGCTGACAAGCCGAGTGCGGTTGCACGGTCGCGATCGATAACGACATCGAGATAAGGGTTGCGCAGTTGCAGGTCGCTGGTCACGTCCCGAAGCACAGGTAGTGGCCGTAACTCGGCCTCGAGCTTTTGGGCCGCCTCGTACAGCTCCTTCGTGTCGGGGCTGAGCAGCGTGAACTGATAAAGGCTTTTGGTGAGTTGGCCGCCGATGCGAATTGTGGGCAATTCCTGGAGAAAAACCCGCACTCCGGGAATGCCCGTTGTCTTGTTCCGCAGACGGGCCAGAACCTCCGGTAAGGGTTCGCGTTCCGAACGCGGCTTGAGGAAGGCGAACACACGACCTTGATTGGCCGTGCTGCCCGCGGCGGCGTTGGTGCCGAACAAGCTTGCGGAAACGACCCGGACGGCGGGGTCGGAGCGGATGATGTCAGCCACGGAAGTGAGGTAGTGGCGCATTGCCTCGAAGGATACGCCTTGGTCGGCCTCGACCACCCCGAAAATCGATCCGAGGTCGTCGTTCGGAATGAAACCCTTTGGCGCTCGAGCAAACAGCCAGAGCGTGGTTGCCAGAAGGGCGAGGGAAAGGCCGAAGATCCAAGCTCGCCAGCGCAAGGTTGCCCGGAGGCTGCGCTCGTACCAGTGGAGAGCCGCGGAAAAGGCGCGCTCGAACAATGCGTTCCAGCCTCTGCCGCCGTGGCCCTCTTGATGCTGGAGAAAGCGGCTACAGAGCATGGGGGTCAACGTCAGCGAGACGACCCCCGACAGCAAGATCGCAATGGAAATGGTGACGGCAAACTCGTGAAACAAGCGCCCCACGATTCCGGGCATGAACAATACTGGAATGAAGACGGCAACTAGGGACAAGGTCATGGAGATAATCGTGAATCCGATTTGCCGGGCACCATCGATCGCCGCTTGAAAGGGGGCTTTTCCAGCCTCGCGGTGACGCACGATGTTCTCCAGCATCACAATGGCGTCGTCGACGACGAAGCCGATCGACAGCGTCAACGCGAGCAACGAAAGATTGTCGATGCTGAACCCAAGGGGTTGCATAAAGGCAAACGTTCCCACCAGGGACACAGGAAGGGCGAGGCTGGGGATCAGCGTTGCTGAAGGGTCGCGCAAGAACAGGAAGATTACGAGGACCACGAGAATCAGCGCCAGAATCATGGTGAACTGGACCTCGCGGACGGACTCTCGGATCGACAGAGAGCGATCGAACAGCGTGTGCAGTTCCACCGCCGGGGGAAGAAACTGGCGAAGTTGAGGCAAGAGCGCTTTCACGGCGGTGGCGACCTCCACCGTGTTTGTGCCGGGTTGGCGCTGCACGGCGAGTACGATTGCTCGCTGGCGGCGGGTTTTGTCGCCAAACCACGAGGCCGCACGATCGTCCTCCACACCGTCGATCACGGTGGCCACATCGCTCAGCCGCACCGGCGCACCGTTGCGGTAAGCAATGATCACCGGCTCGTATTGCTTTGCGTTCGTCAGTTGGCCCGTGGCCTGAACCGTGAATCGGTCTTGTGGCCCTTGGAGGATCCCGGTAGGCAAGTTCACGTTCGCTGCACGAATCGCAGCTTCCACCTCATCGATGCCGAGGCCGCGGCTGGCCAGAGCTCGTGGGTCGGCTTTTACGCGCACCGCATACTTTTGCGATCCGAACACGAGCACCTGCGCGACACCGCTGACCATAGAAATGCGCTGGGCGATCAGTGTTTGGCCGTATTCGTCGAGTTGCCAAAGCGGCAGCGTGACTGAGGTAAGGCTGAAGAACAAAATCGGTTGGTCGGCAGGATTGACCTTTTGGAACGTCGGGGGAGTCGGCATGTCGGCAGGCAACAACGGCTGGGCGCGCGTAATTGCGGCTTGCACATCTTGGGCGGCCGCGTCGATGTCCCGCCGCAGATCGAACTGGAGAGTAATCTGCGTCGTGCCGAGGGAGCTGACAGAGTTCATCGACTCCAAGCCGGATAAGGTGGAAAACTGCCGCTCCAGCGGTGTGGCGACCGCTGAGGCCATGGTGTCAGGGCTGGCTCCTGGAAGGCTTGCGGTCACCAAGATGGTGGGAAAATCCACATTGGGCAGGTCGCTAACCGGAAGGGCCCGGTAGCCAAAGACGCCGAAGGCAACTAAGGCCACCATCAGTAACGTCGTGGCCACCGGACGGCGAATGAAAGGTTCGGAGATGTTCATTGCTACCTCCGTCAACCGGGCGTGTGCGCGGCCGGTTGTCGTTCTTTCACCTCGACGGCAGCACCGTCGGTGAGGCGAAATTGTCCTTCGGTGACCACCCATTCGCCGGCGCGGACGCCATCTTTCAACACCACTTCCTGCGCAATCTCGAACGCGATTGTCACGGGGCGCACGCGCACTGTGTGATCTCCCTCCAGAGCGAAAACGTAGGGCCCGCTTTGCCCTGCCTGAATGGCCACCCGCGGGACGACGAGTGCGGCCGGAACCACATCGACGATGAGTTCCACGGGCAGAAATTGGCCGGGCCAGAGCACTTCCGTCTGGTTGTCGAAGTTGGCCTTGAGCAACACCGTCCCTGTGGAGCGATCTACTTGGTTATCGATGAACTCCACTTTGCCTTCGATCGGCCGCTGAGCGCCTTTGTCGGGGTGAACCTGCGCGATCAGGGCCCCTTTGGCGAACTGCGCCAGAACCTGTGGCAAATCCGCTTCACCCACGGCAAAGACCACACGAATCGGATGCATTTGTACCAGCGTGGCCAACACCGTGTCGTTTTTTCTCACGACGTTGCCCGGGTGCACGAGCAACTGGCCAATCCGTCCGGAGGTCGGGGCATGGATGGAGCAATAAGAAAGCTGCAAGCGAGCATCTTCGATGGCGGCGCGATCGGCGGCCACTGCCGCGCGCAGCGATGCGGCGCGGGCCTGGGCTTGTTCGTTCTCTTCTGCCGACACGAACCCCTGTTCGAACAGCTCCGCGCGCCGTTTGGCCTCTGCCTCAGCAACGCGCAGGTCCGCCAAGTCGCGTTCCAACGCGGCTTCGCGTTGTTGGAGGAGGGTCTCGAATGGGCGCGGATCGATGCGGAACAGCAGTGCGCCAGCTTCCACATGGTCGCCCTCGGTAAAGTGGACGGAAAGCAACTGCCCATCCACTTGCGGCGTGAGGCGAACCACATGGATCGATTCCACAGTGCCGATCGCTCTGACCGTACGGGGTACCGTACGCTGCGCCACTTGTGTGATGCTCACCGGGGCCGGGGCTTTGCGGCCATCATCCTTGGTTGGAGATTGGCAGCCGCTGAGCATCGCGGCTGCGATCACCAGCATCGAGAAATGTCGAGAGAGAAAATCCGTCACTGCTCGCTCCGTTCTCCTGAGGAAAGGCGCTGGCCAAGGGAGATCCCAGCTCCGATTGCCCTCTCCACAGCGGCCACCGCGTTCTGATGATCGTACAGCGACTGAACCTCCTGCCCCCGAGCGGAAACGAACGTCGCCTGTGCGTCCGTCACTTCGATAATGCTACCGACCCCGGTTGCATAGCGTCCTTCTGCCAGCTCCAGGGCTTCGCGCGCTTGTCGCACAGCCTCGCGGGCCACGTGAATAGTTTTTGCTGCCTCCTCCACACGTAAGACGGCTTGCCTTACCTCGAGGGCGACGGTTTGCCGCAACACTTCCGCGTCGTGCCGAAGGGCAGCGAGGTTTTGTCTCGCTTCACTCACTTGGCTTACCGTGAGCCCGCCGCGGAACAGGGGCAAAGTAAGCGCGGCCCCGATGTTCCAGTTCGGTTGCAGTGGGAACTCTGCCCCTGACCATTGGTATTGCCCCGCGCCCGTTAAAACCGGCAGATGGTTGCGCTCGAGTGCCAGTAGTTGCTGTTCGGCGGCACGAATTTGCGCTTCCAGGGATTGGATTTCCGGCCTTTGCAACCATGCTTGTTGGACAAGCTCCTCGGCGGACTCGGCTTCGAGGGTAGTATACGGCACGTCGCGGAGGGCGAAGGTGACAGGTTCGCGCATCCCCATGGCGTTGCGTAAGGTTTCGCGGCCGAGGCGAAGATTGTTCTCCGCACGCAGGACGTTGAGCTGATTCGTGGCCACTTGCGCTTGCTCGCGCGTCACATCCAGCCGCGGTGCGAGCCCGACGTCGTAGCGGCCCTTGGCGAGTTCCAGATGTTTCTCGCTCTGGCGAAGTGCTTCCACGGCAACCTCTTGCAGACGCTCAGCCGAAAGGAGTGCAAAGTACGCCTGTTTGACGTTGAAGATCACCGTTTCCTTCTGGCTGTCGAGGTCGGCCATTGATGCCTCGACTTGCGCTTGTGCCGCTTGGAGGTTGTGAAACGTTTGGCCAAAGTCGAACAAGAGCTGGCTGAAACTTACGCCCGTGTTGAAGAAGTTGAACGTCTGCGTTGCTGTACCCAAGGTCGTACCGGTTCGCGCGGCCACACTCGTGCTTCGGCGGTTTGCTGCATAAGTGGCATCGATTTGCGGCAGATAGGCCGACGCCACCTGGCGCGTGCGTTCCTCGGCCGCGCGTACCCGTGCAACCCCCGCGCGCAACGAGGGATGATGCTGCAATGCAAGCTCGATGCATTCTTCCAAGCTCTTCGCCTCCTCGGCAAGCACAGAACGGGCGACCATGATGCAGCAGATCAGGACGATGCTCGAGGCTTTCATGACTAACCGTGCGACCGTTCGCGGTCGCTCGCAGCTGGAGGTGCGAGCACGCCGTGGAGAAACAAATCCGTGATAACTTCGGCAGACCGTTCCGCGCTATCGCCTGGGGTGCGATAGCGATGGACCCCGCGCAACATACCGAGGAGGGCCTCGGCTGCCAGCCGAACATCGATGTTGCGCATCCGCCCTCGCGCGATGCCCTCTTCCAATGCGGCCATGAGCAGCCGTGCAAACTGCCGGCGGCGCAAGAGCCAGGAGCGAGTGTCTGGCGTGTTGTGCCGCTCCTCGCTGCGGTGCAGGAGAAGAAAAAACAGGTCTCGCCCCCAGAAGAAGGCGAGCAGCGCCTTCACCAGAGCTCGCAAGCGTTCCACGGGGTCGTGCTCGGTGCGAGCTACGGACTCGAGTTCGGCTTGCAACTGATCGATGCCATGGAACAACGCAGCCAGGTACAATTTCTCTTTGTTGGGGAAGTGGCGATACACAGTGCCCTTCGCCACTTTGGCCTGCATGGCGATGTCCTCCACATGCACTTCGTGGAAAGGCTGGCTGGCGAAGATGGAAATTGCGGCCTCGAGGATCCGATCGCGCAGGCCGGGGATTGCAGGGCGGCCCCGCGGACAGGGAGCCGCTGGTTTTCGCTTTCGGGACGAAGCCGTTCGGGTGATTGCCATTTAGTGACTCGTGGGTTCACTAATTAGGCCACGGCTCTCGGAGGGGCAAGACACAAGTTTCTACAGGTGCCTGCGGCGAGGCCTTTCACATGGAAGGCGTGCAAGTTCGGAGGGCTGCTGCTGCGGCCGAGTTAGGGTCGAGCAAGCACGCCGCGTTGGGCACGAACGAAACTAGCGGCGCGACATTCGCCGCTGCGCTGCAACACGAGCAAGCGCAGGGTGGTGCGGCGGCGCTTAAAAGCGCGCCCACCACGAGGGCTTTTCTTCAGCAGGCGGCTCCACGATCACGTTGCGTGCTTGCAGGAGAGTACCCTCTACGCGACGGAGTTCGGCGAGGTCGGTGTTGTAACGAACGAGGGCCTCCGCCTCGGCAAATTGCGCACGCGTGAGTTGTTCAGTGTAGTCGAGCAGGTCTTTGGTGGTAGCCAAGCCAACGTCGTAGCGTGCCTTTTGGTTCCGGACATTTTCTTCCGCAGCCAAGCGAGCCACCCGCGTAGCCTCGATCGCTTTGAGATCGCTTTCGAGATTGGCAATTGCCGTCTTGACCTCCAACGTGACGGCCTCTTGCAGTTGCTGCAGATTCAGGTGCGACTGTTGAAACTGAATGTTCGATTGTGCGTATGCTGCCTTGGACTGGGCATTCGCTAGTGGGACTTCGATGGTCGCGCCGATGGCGTAGTTGTAAAAACGGCCGTCCGGTAAGAGCGCCAAGGCGTCGCCGTAACCTCCCACGTACGAAGGGTTGACGCGCACGGGTTGCGGCGGGTCTCCGAACAACACGCGCTGCTCCCGTCCGGAAAGTCCGTTCACGCCGATCCCTGCGACCAAGTTCAACTGTGGCAGGAGTTGGTTTTCCGCCACCTTGCGTTGCAGGCTTTTGGCGCGCACGTCTGTGCGGGCGGCGGCGAGCTCCGGGCGTTGCTCCAAGGCGCGCTCCAAGCTGGCTTTGAGGTCGGTCGCGTACGGCTCCACTGTAGGTCGATCTTCGGGGTCAAGGTTCAGAAGCGCCGTAGCCTCCTCGGTCTTAGCGTTGATGAGCGCGCGCAATTGATCGCGCGCTACGACGACCGCATTGCGAGCACGAATCAGCGCAGCTTCGCGGCTCGCAACGTTGGCTTGTGCCTCGAGAACGGCTGTTTGCGGGAGCGCGCCGACGCGAAATTTACCCTCATTTTGCCGCAGAATTTCCCGTGCGAGTTCGAGCCCTTGCTCCTGCACGCGAACATTTTCCTTCGCCAGCACCAAGCCCCAGTAGGCCCGTTCCACCTGCGCGACCAGATTGGTAATGGACGCGACGTACTGGTGGTAAGCTGCTTGTTGTGTAGCCGTGGCGATGTCCACGAGCAGCAGCGAGTAGCGCCACCCGAAGTTTTGCAGGAGCGGCTGCACAAGATTGACGCTCAACGAGGTCGTGTACAGGGGAACGAGGGGATTAGCCAGAGAGGGGTTGGTCAGCCTTCGGTTGTTGCTGAACTGCACGGAAATCTGGCCGCCCGTGAGCAGGGTTTTGCGGATTCCCGCGTTCAATGTGAAATTTTGGTTGAAGAGCACTGGGGAGCCGCCAGCAAAGAGAAATGTTGTGGCCGGCTGGGTGGCGCGGTCGCGCGTGAGTGTGGCGAAAAAGCGCGGGTCGAAAGCCGCCCGGGCGCGCCGAACTTCAGCGGCTGCCGCAATGGGATTGAGCCGCTGAACTCGCAGGCCGGTGTTGTTCTCCAAAGCCAGAGCAATGCATTGTGACAGTGTGGCGGGTTGCATCTTGGCTTCCAACAGTAAGCCGTAATGAGACAGGTCGGTTTCCGCCGCGCGTGCGTCTCCCGGAAGTTCGGCGCTCCACTGGTCTCGCAGCACTTCGCCGACCCCAGGAATTTGTTCCAGCACCTCCAGGGCATGGAGTGTCGGTGGGGAGACGTCTCGCAGGTCGACGGGCTCCGCAGCCGAAAGCGACCCGGCCATGCTCAGGCCAAATACCAGCCCGAAAAGTGTCCATGCTGTCCGCCTCATGTCCTTCCCCTCCTTCCGACAACCGCGTGGCCGGCATTTACGCTTTTGCACGCCCGTTTGCCAACCCAATCAGGCGATTTCCGCGCGCGCGGAACCAGGCGCGCATCGGCTGCAAAAGGCGCACTTTTCCAAGGTCGTCGAACAGCGAATAAGCAACTGGCGTGAGAAGCAGGGTGAGGAGCAAGCACAGCGCCTGACCACCGATGATCACTTTGGCCATCGACGCGCGGGTACTGGAGCCAGGTCCCTGACCCAGCGCGATCGGAATCATGCCTGCAATGAGCATCAGTGTGGTCATCAGGATAGGCCGGAGTCGCACATGGTTGGCTTCGAGAATGGCGGCATCCCGTTCCATTCCCTGGGCGCGCAGGGTGTTGGTGTAATCGATTTGCAAGATGCCGTTCTTCTTCACGATGCCAAACAACATGAACAGCCCGAGAACGCTGTAGATGTTGAGCGTTTCGCCCAGCAGCCAAAGCGAAAACAGCGCAAACGGCACGGAGAGCGGCAGCGCCAGCAAGATCGTGATCGGATGCAGCAGGCTTTCGAATTGTGCTGCCAAGATCATGTACATGAACAGCAAACTCAAAACGAAAGCAACCGCGAAATTCGACCCCGTCTCGCCGAGTGCTTTGGCACGGCCTCCGAATTCCGCCTTGTACGTCGGCGGGAGGTCGAGGCCAGCCAAGATTTTTTCGATGTGGGCGATCGCGTCGGACAAAGCCAGATTCTCGAGATTGGCCACAACCGTGACCTTCCGCTGCCGGCGAAAGTGGTCGATTTGTGCCGGGCCGAGTTCTTCTCGGAGAGTAGCTACGTTGGCCAGTTTCACGAGCGAGCCATTTGGGGCCGCGATGGTCAAGTCTCCGAGCGTTTGCGCATCCACCCGATCCGGATGCCGGGCGCGAAGCCAGACGTCGTACTGTTCTTGATCTTCCTTGTACTTCGTCACCGGCTCGCCCGCGACGTAGGTGCGCAGCGAGGTGGCGATGTCCTCGACGCGCAGGCCGAGATCGGCTGCCTTTTGGCGGTGGATGTGCACCCGGAGCTCGGGCTGCCGCACGGACAGCGTCGTGTCCACGTCCACAATCCCTGGCACTTTGCGCATGCCTTCCATGAGTCGCCGTGAGTACTCCTCGAGCTTAGCCAGGCTCGGCCCAGTGAGATCCAATTCGATTTCAGTGTACCGCTGGCCGCCACCCATAAAGAGGTTGATGTTTTGCACACTGGCGCGGAGGTCGGGGAAGCTTGCAAGAATTTCTCGTGCGCGTTGCATGAGCTCGAACTGCGACACGCTGCGGTGCCGCAAATCGCTGAGCTGCACATAGATGGAACCTTCCGTGACCGGCCCCTCGCCAGCACGCAACGTGCCGCTGGCATCGCCAATCGTGGTCAGCAAGTGTTCGACATGGGGAAGCTCCCGGAGCTTCGCCTCGAGCGCACGCATGGTTTCGTCGGTGCGCGCCAAGCTGTAGCCTTCGGGAGTTTGCACGATCACCTCGAACTCGCTCTGATCATCTTGCGGCAAAAAGTCTTTGCCCACCATGCGGAAGAGCGGAATCGTCGTGGCAACGGTGAGCACCGAGGCTAACACGATCACCCATCGGTGCTGGAGTGACCAACGAAGCAGCGCCCCATAACCGCGGTCGATAACCGCATAGAAGCCGCGCTGCCGGCTTCGCATGCCTTTGTGCGGGTTGATCTTGAGAAAGCGGGCGCACAGCATCGGCGTGAGCGTGAACGACACCAGCAGCGACACCATGATCGCGCAGGCCACCGTGACGCCGTAGCTGTTAAAAAATCGGCCCACGCGGCCTTCCATGAACGCCACGGGTAAGAAGATGACCACGAGCGACAGCGTGGTTGCCATCACCGCCAAGCTGATCTCTCTCGTGGCAGCGGCTGCGGCGGTGCGAGGCGACAAGCCTTTCTCTTCCGCGTAGCGGAAAATGTTTTCGAGGACGACCACCGCGTCGTCGATCACGATGCCCGTGGCCAAGACGAGCCCGAGCATCGTGATGTTGTTGATCGTGAAGCCGAGCCACCGCATGAGCGTGAAGGTGGCGATGATGGAAGTGGGAATGGCGACGGCAGCAATGAGCGTGGCTCGCCAATTGGCAATGAACAGGAGCACCGTCAGGCTGACGAGAATTGCGGCCAACACGAGGTGAAATTGCACTTCCTCGATCGAGCGCTCGATAAATCGCGAGTGGTCTTGGACTACTTGCGTTTTGACATCCGCCGGCAGCACTGGTCGGAGCTCTTCGAGCCGCTTCTTGACGCGTTTGATGACGTCGACTGTGTTTTGCCCGTTTTGTTTGCGAATGAGGAGGCTTACTGCCGGGTTGCCGTCAAGCCGAGCCAGCGTGCGGGGTTCGACAAAACCGTCGGTCACCGTGGCGACGTCGCCGAGCGTGATGGGTCGGCCCTGCACGGTGCCGATAATCAACTGGCGAAAATCCTCCACACGCTCCACCCGCCCCATCGTTCGGAGCGTAAGTTCTTTGCTGCCTTGATCGACGTGCCCGCTCGGGAGCTCGACATTTTGTGCGCGCAGGGCAGAGCGCACCTGGCCGATGGAAAGTCCGTACGCTGCGAGTCGTTGGGTGTCGACGTCGATGTTGATCGCACGCTCGAGACCGCCCACCAGCGTAACCGAGCCCACTCCGGGCAAGGTTTCCAAGTCTTCCTTGATCAACTTTCGTGCGATCTCCGTGACCTCGCGCAGGCTGCGCTGGCCGGCCACCGCCAAAGAGAGGATCGGCGAAGCCTCGACGTCGAACTTCATCACCACCGGCGGGTCTGTCCCAGCCGGGAGTTTCGAGGTAATTGCCGCGACTTTGTCGCGCACATCCTGCACAGCCGCTTCGCGGTTGCGCTCGAGGTGGAAGATCACCACCACGTGCGACAAGCCTTCTTTGGTCGTGGAACGGAGCTCTTCGATGCCTTCGATGGTGTTGACGGCTTCTTCGATGACCTTGGTGACGCTCGACTCCATCTCCTCCACGCTTGCGCCCTTGAGCGTGGTGTTGACGACGACAATGGGGAAGTCGATGTTGGGGAACAGGTCGACGGAGAGGTGCCGATAAGAAAACAAACCGAGGACCACGAGGAACGCGATTCCCATCGTGGCCGCCACCGGGCGGCGGATGCAAATCTCAACCAGCTTCATCGCCCACCTTCTCCTCCGGCAATCGACTCGCCTTCGGTGTGATCGATTTCCACGACCACCCCGGAGTCGAGCTTGCTCAAGCCGGACACAGCGACGGTCTCTCCAGCTTGAATGCCGCGGGTGACCTCGAGCAAACCTTCCGGCAGGCGACGACCAAGCTCCACTTCACGTGCTTGCGCTCGGTTGTTCTCGATGACGAACACACGCTGCACTCCAGCGAAGGAGATGACCGCTTCTTGCGGGATGCACACTGCCTGGTCGTCGCTCTTTGTCACGATGGCCGCATTGGCAAAAAATCCGGGCTTGAGTCGCCGCTCAGGATTGGCAACCGAAGCTTCCACGGTGATCGAGCGGTTTTGGGGGTTCGACGCGGGGCTGATCCGCTCCAGGGTTCCGAAAAACACCTCGTTCGGGTAGGCGTCGACTCGAACCTCCACCGCTTGCGACGCGGCGAGCTCGGGCGCGAAACGTTCCGGAACATCGCCGCGCAGCTTGAGCGGATGTTCTACGACCAGGGTGAACAGCGGTGTGCCGGGACGCACGTACTCGCCGGCCGAAACGAACCGACGCGCGACGGCCGCTTCTAAGGGCGAAGTGACCCGCGCATGCTCCACCGTGACCTTGAGCAAGTCCCGTTGCGCTTCTGCCACTTGTACGGCCGTGGCCCGGGCTTCGTATTCCTGAGGCGAAATCACTCGCTCGGCGACGAGTTGCCGGGCCCGCTGCTCATCGGCTCGGGCCTTGGCCAGGTTGGCCTCGGCCTCGCGCAGCCGCGCGCGCCAAGCATCATCGTCGATCTCTAGGAGAACAGCTCCTTGGGCAACGGTGTCCCCCAGGTCAGCCCCGATCCGGCGCACCTGGCCCTCGACTTGACTCGCGATGGTGACCTCTTCACGGCCATATAACGTGCCGACAAAGTTCACCGTGCGCTGCACTGGCCGCACGACCGCGCGGGCCACCCGCACAACAACCCCTTGGGGTGGGGCATCACCGCGCGTGGCGGCCGCACTCTCTGCACCCCCGGCGCGACCGCAGCCAGCGCACACGAGGGCGA is a window encoding:
- a CDS encoding efflux RND transporter permease subunit: MKLVEICIRRPVAATMGIAFLVVLGLFSYRHLSVDLFPNIDFPIVVVNTTLKGASVEEMESSVTKVIEEAVNTIEGIEELRSTTKEGLSHVVVIFHLERNREAAVQDVRDKVAAITSKLPAGTDPPVVMKFDVEASPILSLAVAGQRSLREVTEIARKLIKEDLETLPGVGSVTLVGGLERAINIDVDTQRLAAYGLSIGQVRSALRAQNVELPSGHVDQGSKELTLRTMGRVERVEDFRQLIIGTVQGRPITLGDVATVTDGFVEPRTLARLDGNPAVSLLIRKQNGQNTVDVIKRVKKRLEELRPVLPADVKTQVVQDHSRFIERSIEEVQFHLVLAAILVSLTVLLFIANWRATLIAAVAIPTSIIATFTLMRWLGFTINNITMLGLVLATGIVIDDAVVVLENIFRYAEEKGLSPRTAAAAATREISLAVMATTLSLVVIFLPVAFMEGRVGRFFNSYGVTVACAIMVSLLVSFTLTPMLCARFLKINPHKGMRSRQRGFYAVIDRGYGALLRWSLQHRWVIVLASVLTVATTIPLFRMVGKDFLPQDDQSEFEVIVQTPEGYSLARTDETMRALEAKLRELPHVEHLLTTIGDASGTLRAGEGPVTEGSIYVQLSDLRHRSVSQFELMQRAREILASFPDLRASVQNINLFMGGGQRYTEIELDLTGPSLAKLEEYSRRLMEGMRKVPGIVDVDTTLSVRQPELRVHIHRQKAADLGLRVEDIATSLRTYVAGEPVTKYKEDQEQYDVWLRARHPDRVDAQTLGDLTIAAPNGSLVKLANVATLREELGPAQIDHFRRQRKVTVVANLENLALSDAIAHIEKILAGLDLPPTYKAEFGGRAKALGETGSNFAVAFVLSLLFMYMILAAQFESLLHPITILLALPLSVPFALFSLWLLGETLNIYSVLGLFMLFGIVKKNGILQIDYTNTLRAQGMERDAAILEANHVRLRPILMTTLMLIAGMIPIALGQGPGSSTRASMAKVIIGGQALCLLLTLLLTPVAYSLFDDLGKVRLLQPMRAWFRARGNRLIGLANGRAKA
- a CDS encoding efflux RND transporter periplasmic adaptor subunit, translated to MQPFLRWFPLLIALVCAGCGRAGGAESAAATRGDAPPQGVVVRVARAVVRPVQRTVNFVGTLYGREEVTIASQVEGQVRRIGADLGDTVAQGAVLLEIDDDAWRARLREAEANLAKARADEQRARQLVAERVISPQEYEARATAVQVAEAQRDLLKVTVEHARVTSPLEAAVARRFVSAGEYVRPGTPLFTLVVEHPLKLRGDVPERFAPELAASQAVEVRVDAYPNEVFFGTLERISPASNPQNRSITVEASVANPERRLKPGFFANAAIVTKSDDQAVCIPQEAVISFAGVQRVFVIENNRAQAREVELGRRLPEGLLEVTRGIQAGETVAVSGLSKLDSGVVVEIDHTEGESIAGGEGGR